One genomic region from Chitinispirillales bacterium encodes:
- a CDS encoding IS5/IS1182 family transposase translates to NEIERFFLWLKRFRKVFTRYDKLDVVFSGFIFLAMCIDALFSVNTM, encoded by the coding sequence GGAACGAAATTGAGCGATTTTTCTTGTGGTTAAAGCGTTTTCGAAAAGTGTTCACTCGTTATGACAAGTTAGATGTGGTGTTCAGCGGATTTATTTTTCTGGCAATGTGTATTGACGCCTTGTTTAGTGTGAACACAATGTAG
- a CDS encoding outer membrane beta-barrel protein, with the protein MAPFVSLQLTNIFALQTEMLFTKYGYIGFDIVEGKLLNGGYVDSNGDFILTPLEDGLRQTRHALIFPVLAKLTFQPGKFSIQTFVGPHFTVNVGNLEERKDEKVTYRIGKDIYGPKTRQPPIGLTAGANFGVKSGSGTIFLDARYFTDLGYYGLADWFSIRRARLSLTAGYEFALNSKNSSKY; encoded by the coding sequence ATTGCTCCTTTTGTCAGTTTACAATTAACAAATATTTTTGCTCTTCAAACAGAGATGCTCTTTACCAAATATGGTTACATAGGATTTGACATTGTTGAAGGTAAATTGCTGAATGGTGGCTATGTTGATTCTAACGGTGATTTTATATTAACTCCGTTAGAGGATGGATTAAGGCAAACCAGACACGCTTTAATTTTCCCAGTTTTGGCAAAATTGACTTTTCAACCGGGGAAATTTTCAATACAAACGTTTGTTGGACCTCATTTCACCGTGAATGTCGGAAATCTTGAAGAAAGAAAAGACGAAAAAGTAACATATAGAATCGGCAAAGATATTTATGGACCAAAAACCAGGCAGCCTCCGATAGGATTAACGGCAGGTGCAAATTTCGGAGTTAAATCCGGAAGCGGAACAATATTTCTTGATGCCCGATATTTTACCGACCTCGGTTATTATGGATTGGCTGATTGGTTTTCTATTCGTCGCGCGAGATTGAGTTTAACCGCAGGATATGAGTTTGCACTTAACTCAAAAAATTCTTCCAAGTATTAA
- a CDS encoding NAD(P)H-dependent oxidoreductase, with protein sequence MKTAVVYYSLDGNTAFVCNEIAKTLDADKFVIELKKELPNGFMKYVLSLIQLSKIPGIADLDFNSDNYDKIILGSPCWAWSVAPAMKSFIEKYPLRNKEIALLLCHGGGASEKTIKKWTLLLDESNKIAATLKLVNPLKFQSARAISFVKSWAKNIWDETK encoded by the coding sequence ATGAAAACAGCGGTTGTTTATTATTCGTTGGACGGAAACACGGCGTTTGTCTGCAACGAAATCGCGAAAACTTTGGATGCCGACAAGTTTGTGATTGAACTCAAAAAGGAACTTCCGAACGGATTTATGAAATACGTTTTAAGTTTAATTCAACTTAGCAAAATTCCGGGAATTGCGGACTTGGATTTTAATTCGGATAATTACGACAAAATTATTTTGGGTTCCCCATGCTGGGCTTGGTCGGTTGCTCCCGCAATGAAATCGTTTATAGAAAAATATCCGTTAAGAAACAAAGAAATCGCGCTTCTTTTGTGCCACGGGGGCGGCGCTTCCGAAAAAACAATTAAAAAATGGACTTTGCTTTTAGACGAATCAAATAAGATTGCCGCAACGCTGAAATTGGTAAATCCGTTAAAATTTCAATCCGCTCGCGCAATATCATTCGTGAAAAGTTGGGCAAAAAATATTTGGGACGAAACTAAATAA